In a single window of the Neodiprion virginianus isolate iyNeoVirg1 chromosome 1, iyNeoVirg1.1, whole genome shotgun sequence genome:
- the LOC124305915 gene encoding uncharacterized protein LOC124305915 — translation MAATDGQIVVAAARWAEEATYLRDFVTKHRLPAVIKITKGQYGGFGVPTLPAPSLQSTALLASAGRRRKIVAQAVKIKEGRRVVGVGPKLAIPDSYTGFFEILSEEGRAVRGIESVSELSRRCPEEGALVRETMRGIGCKVDEAGIVIPEGSRTLPAGETITTAGEVTIQGRGRFLRCVDCRGDSVLLGIEQRGRFSALAREDNISGVHTARALLSKRLPLTVRLVHGQPPRGLKSSSHFLPELRLLSTFEEEHVFALPLQRDGAAVALPLAAPLKLVKARNEEMLRSMPELTRLVERGSRLVADVADRAHVLDGRLGEGKPRLPRSGGFLRRSASSDSANHQQKHHHHHHHHHHHHQSSHSSHGHGYRDENRVPPSYTEDYDEIDQIYDYVRGFAPLPKSVRSPYESASSNSPPLTPVTVSVASILDDRPEPPPIETIPTKKIQAEKRTRRAVKETPMPKVEKPPLAKLYVKNSGTHRGRPLMRQKSASPLKETPPGYKGGSPLFNIRYKSLTNLQQAMELDGTLDSSHSGGRTSGDSGAGAKLPEKRSRRLSRPRSLTNLVWELRGGNAACSGKETTATAAPPLQPTKCGPRLAVTVMAPRRVGTLYL, via the exons ATGGCAGCGACCGATGGTCAGATCGTGGTGGCAGCGGCGCGATGGGCGGAGGAGGCGACGTACCTCCGTGACTTCGTGACGAAGCACCGTCTGCCAGCAGTGATAAAGATAACGAAAGGTCAGTACGGTGGATTTGGAGTGCCGACGTTGCCGGCGCCGAGTTTGCAGAGTACGGCGCTCCTCGCGTCGGCGGGAAGGCGACGGAAGATCGTCGCCCAGGCGGTAAAGATAAAGGAGGGGCGAAGGGTGGTGGGCGTCGGGCCGAAGTTGGCGATACCGGACTCGTACACCGGGTTCTTCGAGATCCTGAGCGAGGAGGGCCGGGCCGTTCGGGGAATAGAGTCGGTCAGCGAACTGTCGAGGCGATGCCCAGAGGAGGGCGCCCTCGTCCGGGAGACCATGAGGGGCATCGGGTGCAAGGTTGACGAGGCCGGGATCGTGATACCGGAAGGTTCCCGGACGCTGCCGGCCGGCGAGACGATCACGACCGCCGGCGAGGTGACGATCCAGGGCAGGGGTCGGTTCCTGCGGTGCGTCGACTGCCGCGGGGACAGCGTGCTCCTCGGCATCGAGCAGCGGGGCAGATTCAGCGCCCTGGCGAGGGAGGACAACATCAGCGGCGTCCACACGGCCAGGGCGCTCCTGAGCAAGCGGCTTCCGCTAACGGTGAGGCTCGTTCACGGGCAGCCGCCGCGGGGCCTCAAGTCCTCGTCTCACTTCCTGCCGGAGCTGCGACTCCTCTCGACCTTCGAGGAGGAGCACGTGTTCGCGCTTCCGCTCCAGAGGGACGGCGCGGCGGTCGCGCTTCCGCTGGCGGCGCCCCTGAAGCTCGTCAAGGCGAGGAACGAGGAGATGCTGCGCTCGATGCCGGAGCTGACGCGCCTCGTCGAGCGGGGATCTCGCCTCGTGGCCGACGTCGCCGACCGCGCTCACGTGCTCGACGGTCGCCTCGGCGAGGGCAAGCCGAGACTACCGAGGAGCGGCGGGTTCCTCAGGCGGTCGGCGAGTTCCGACAGCGCGAATCATCAGCAGAAGCatcaccaccatcaccaccaccatcatcatcatcatcagaGCAGCCACAGCAGCCACGGGCACGGTTACCGGGACGAGAATCGGGTGCCGCCGTCGTACACGGAGGACTACGACGAAATCGATCAGATATACGACTACGTTCGCGGCTTTGCTCCACTTCCGAAAAGCGTTCGATCGCCGTACGAAAGCGCGAGCAGCAACAGCCCTCCGCTTACTCCCGTCACCGTCAGCGTCGCCTCGATTTTGGACGACAGACCCGAGCCACCGCCGATCGAAACGATACCGACGAAGAAGATACAGGCTGAGAAACGGACCCGACGCGCCGTCAAGGAGACGCCTATGCCCAAGGTTGAGAAGCCGCCCCTGGCCAAGCTCTACGTAAAGAACAGCGGGACTCACAGAGGGCGTCCGTTGATGAGGCAGAAGAGCGCATCGCCGTTGAAAGAGACGCCGCCCGGTTACAAGGGCGGCTCTCCGCTCTTCAATATCCGCTATAAAAGTCTGACCAATCTCCAGCAGGCCATGGAACTCGATGGCACTTTGGACTCCAGTCATTCCGGGGGTCGTACTTCCGGGGATTCCGGGGCCGGGGCCAAGCTTCCGGAGAAGAG GTCCAGACGGCTCAGCAGACCTCGTTCGCTCACGAATCTCGTATGGGAGCTTCGCGGAGGTAACGCAGCTTGTTCTGGAAAGGAAACAACGGCCACTGCTGCCCCACCTCTTCAACCGACAAAGTGCGGACCCCGCTTGGCCGTAACAGTCATGGCGCCACGACGCGTCGGCACGCTCTACCTCTAG